DNA from Homo sapiens chromosome 1, GRCh38.p14 Primary Assembly:
gatttattgcaaagaacaaaactgccacagcgtggaagggaacccaagcgggttgccactgctggcttgggcagcctgcttttattctcttatctggccccacccacgtcctgctgattggtagagcccagtggtctgttttgacagggcgctgactggtgcgtttacaatccctgagctagacacaaaggttctccaaggccccaccagagtagctagatacagagtgtcgattggtgcattcacaaaccctgggCTAAACaaagggtgctgattggtgtatttacaaaccttgagctagatacagagtgccgattggtgtatttataatccctgagctagacataaaggttctcctcctccccaccagactcaggagcccagctggcttcacccagtggatcctgcaccaggctgcaggtggagctgcctgccagtcctgcgccatgCGCCCACACTCcccagcccttgggtggtcgatgggactgggcgccgtggagcagggggccacgctcatcggggaggctcgggccacacaggagcccacggagtgggtgggaggctcaggcatggcgggctgcaggtcccgagccctgccccacaggaaggcagctaaggcccagtgagaaatcgagtgcagcgccggtgggctggcactgctgggggacccagtacaccctccgcagccgctggcctgggtgctaagcccctcattgccctgGGCGGGCAGGGCcagccggctgctccgagtgcggggcccgccaagcccacgcccacccggaactccagctggcccgcaagcgccgcgcgcagccctggttcccgcttgcgcctctccctccacacctccctgcaagctgagggagccggctctggccttggccagcccagaaaggggctcccacagtgcagcggtgggctgaagggctcctcaagtgccaccaaagtaggagcccaggcagaggaggtgccgagagcgagcgagggctttaggactgccagcacgctgtcacctctcactaatctcaagtacccagggacagaaacactgcggaaggccgcagggacctctgcctaggaaagccaggtattgtccaaggtttctccccatgtgatagtctgaaatatggcctcgtgggagggaaagacctgaccgtcccccagcccgacacccgtaaagggtctgtgctgaggaggattagtaaaagaggaaggaacgcctcttgcagttgagacgagaggaaggcatctgtctcctgcccgtccctgggcaatggaatgtctcagtataaaacccgattgtatgttccatctactgagataggggaaaaccgccttagggctggaggtgggacaggcgggcagcaatactgctcttcaaggcattgagatgtttatgtgtacacatatctaaagcacagcacttaattctttaccttaTCTATGgtgcagagacctttgttcaagtgtttatctgctgaccttctctccactattatcctatgatcctgccacatccccctctccgagaaacacccaagaatgatcaataaatactaagggaattCAGGccggcgggatcctccatatgctgaacgctggtcccctgggcccccttatttctttctctatactttgtctctgtgtctttttcttttccaagtctctcgttccacctaacgagaaacacccacaggtgtggaggggcaacccaccccttcaagtttcgctcttgtttgcccaggctggagtgcaatgcacgatctcagctcaccgcaaaacctccgcctcccaggttcaagcgattctcctgcctcagcctcccgagtagctgggattacaggcatgcaccactacgcctggctaattttgtatttttagtagagacagggtttctccatgttgaggctggtctcgaactcctgacctcaggtgatccgcctgcctcggcctcccaaagtgctgggattataggcgtgagccaccacgcccggctgaacTAAATATTTATGGAACCCTCCTTAATGCAGATGAAAAGGATTAAAGAAACCCACCAAGGTCTTTGTCTTATTTATGGTGAGGGCAGTGGATAAACCGGAAACTCGGAAACCAGCCTAATAATCAAATCTGGTCTCTATCACTTCCCAGTAGTTTAGCCTTGGGCAGAGTTCTTTCACCTGTTTCCTCatgtaaaatggggctaacagCACCTACTTTTGAGGGCAGATGAGATATTAAATGAGTGCCTAGAGCGAGGACAAGTGCAAAGTGCTCAGTGTCATGGCAACATTGCCAGCGGGCATCCCTGGCCTTGCTTCACGCTGTAGTGCAACACTGACATCTAGTGGCCAGATTATAGGGCTACTTCTTCATCAAGTAAGTTTCaaccaaatattaatatatccttttttcattattttttttagagacagtgtctccctctgtcaccctggctggaaaaCAGTGGGGCAATCACGGCTCACCATagccttgaactgggctcaagtgatcctcctgccttggtctccctaagtgttgggattacaggcttgaaccaccacacccagttccATTTTCTGTAATGAATACCTCAACCCTCGACCTATTTCtcagacctttttttttgagacagagtctcgctctgttgcccaggctggagtgctatggtgcgatctcagctcactgcaaccttcacctcccgggttcaagcaatcctcctgccttagcctcccaagtgctaggattacaagcatgtgccaccatgtctggctaatttttgtattttttggtagagacagggtttcatcatgttggccaggctggtcttgaactcctcacctcaagtgatctacctgcctcggcctcccaaagtgcaggaattacaggtatgagccactgctcctagccTCTGAGGCTCTTAAGTGCCTCTGTATTGCACACATGTCACTGGAATACTGTTCTTTAATCCTGGGAAGCAACTGCTTTAAAATGAGGGAACACACAGGTACAAAGCACAGGAACTTCCTGGGACGAATTGTTACAATTTCTTTAGCTCTTATGTGAGGCAATTGTTTAAAACCTGACACCTGCCCTGTGAAGTTGGAACTACTGTCCCCAGTTGATAAATAAGGGACATGAAGCTTGGCCACGTCCTGTGACTTGCTTGGGGTCACCAGGCTCAAGGGAGGGAGCTGGGCTTTGCAGCCACAGTGTGCTCTAAATGGGGCTGCTCACCAACCAGCGACCGGCCTTCTCTCCTGCTGCAGGCTTGGTCTCACTCTGGAtggcctgccctgcccagccccatGCTGCCCATTAGGGGAATCCGTCAGAGGCTTGCCCTGCTTGGGCAGGAGGACTGTCCAGGTAGACTGGGATGCCCACAGAGAGCAGTGGACAGAGGCGAGAAGTGCCTGTCATTTCCAGATGCCACCCACTGAGCAGATGCAGAGGAAAGTCCTCAGAAGGCTGATTCCTCCAAAAAGCTTTGATCTGGGTTTCAGCCCCTGGCAAGCTTAGGGAACTTGAGGGACGTCCCTGGGAAAGGAAGACAAGGAGTGGCTTTATGTGCTTTCCTTCGTTCTGAAAGTAGCACCTGCTTGTGACAAATGCAGAATACAGAAATAtaggcaataaaaaataataaaacaaaaacctagaaatacaggcagggcatggtggctcacacctgtaattccagcactttgggaggctgaggtgggatgattgtttgaagccaggagtttgataccagcctgggcaacatagtgagacctggtctctacaaaaaataaaaattagccaggtgcgctGATGCaggcttgtggtcccagctacttgggaggctgaagtgggaggatcacctgagcccaggaggtggaggttacagtgagtcttggtggtgccactgcactccagcctgggcggcagagtgagaccctgcctctcaaaaaactacaataaaaacaaaccaaaattggGTTTGATGGTCTCACTTCATCGTTAACATAAAGGAAAAACAGTAACACTTGTGTCAGAACTATACTCCTGCCAATGGCAACAACGCAGTTCCTGTTCCACTCGCTGAATGAGGTCACGGGTCGTTCACTCATTGTAGTCTTTGTGACGCTATTGTTGGTGATAGAATGATAAAGTTGATGGTCGATTTTGCAAGATACACCTGAGGTACAGGTGCATGGAGCTCCTGATAATGTGTACTGCGTTACATGATCTGTAAATCGTGGGCTACGCATCCTCTACACCCGACTGGAACACGCTTTGCACCTATGCGCACACGTGTTTCGCGGAGAGTGGTGCTCAGCGTTGTGCCAGGCGCTGAATCAGGCTCTGGGGTGCAGCAGTGACCTCGGTGGTCATGTCCCCGCGTCGCCCGGCCACCTCCGCAGAGCAAGCTGAGCAGGGGGCTGGCTGGAGGCCGACGGCGGAATCCCCTCAACGGAGCGCCGCCAGGGGGCGCGCGAGGCAGGGCGGAGCTGCGTACTTTGTCCGCCCGCGCGGCCCGTCGCTCGCGCCGCGGCGGGAAAATCCGACCTGGCCGCGCACCACCGCCCCTTCTCGGCCCTCCTGCGTTTGCCCAGGGTCGGCCCGCAGTGATGGAGGAGGAGGCGGAGACCGAGGAGCAGCAGCGATTCTCTTACCAACAGGTACAGGAAAACGGGGGTcgggctgggctggggcaggaCGGCGTCGAGTTTCTGGACAGAAAAGTACCCGGCAGCCCCCGGCGGCTTCTCATCGGCACCCCGCCCCCGGGCGCCCCCCGCGGCTGCGCATGCGTTGGCTTAACTGCCGCGGGTGGTGCTGGGAGGCGGTTTCCGCGGCAACGCGGCTGGACCCTGGCCTGCGCTGGCTGGGGAGGAAGCGGTTCTAGGGGAGCGTGCGGGCGCCGGGGTCCGGCGGCGAGAGGCCACCTTCTGGCCTTGCGATGAATCCTCGGTTTCCCCTTCTCAGATGGGGTTTTCGTGAGGGTACAACGTCGGCATTAGACATTCCAGGTGACGCCCGTACGCGGTGGGCGGTTCGGGCCGGAGCTCTGGAACGCTGGCCCTGGAGGCGTCGACCCCTCGTTACTGATGCAGGGACGCGGTGCGGACCAGTCAGGCCCAGAGCTCGTCCTTAGATGTGGGTTCGAATCTCTGCCCCGCCAACTTGTGATCGTATCGACTCGGCCCAGACGCAATTTTCTTCTCTGCAAAATCGTCATAAGAATAATCACTTGTCAGGGTAGCTGCGGGCATCCCATTCGTTCCTTTCATCAGCGCCGGGCATATGGGGCGTCAGAGGCTGAGAACGTTGCCGTGAAGAGGCTTAAAAGCAAGACCCGGAGTGGCGACCTTAAAGAGGACGGACTGAAGAAACGCGGGAATGAGCTCCAGACGCGGGAGTTTCCTCTCTACAAAGTTACACTGCAGCAGCTGTCTACCCTGCCCCTTGTCTTTTGAGAAGTTCAAACcttcagaaaagttgcaagaacaCGGTACAGAATGCCCAGATGCCCGTCACCTTGATTCACCACTAGTTAGCATTTTGCTCTGTTTGCTCCCATGCTTCCCTCCCAGCCCCGCGATTGGAGAATTAATTGCAGATATTTTGACACTTCGcctttacattttaattctttagtACACATCTCCCAAAAACAAggcattggctgggcgcggtggctcacgcctgtaattccagcactttgggaggccgaggtgggcagatcacttgaggtcaggagttcgagaccagactggccaacatggaaaccccctctcaactaaaagtacaaaaattagccgagtgtggtggcaggtgcctgtaatcccagctactcgggacgttgaggcaggggaatcgcttgaacccgggaggcggaggttgcagtgagccgagatcgcaccattgcactccagcctgggtgacagagcgagactccatctcagaaaaaaaaaaaaaaaaggcattctcCTACTACATCATTTCAATAAATTGTCCCACTCAGGAAGTGGGAcaattaattttgataaaactCTATTGAATGTGCATTGTCAAGTGCCCCCACTTGTCCTAAAGATGTTTCTTTTAACTGTCTTTTTTCCTTCATCCAGGATTCAGTTAAGGATGGTGCATTGCATTTAGTCATCTTTGGTCCTGCCTaccctgtttttttttggttggtttttgttttttttgaaacgtagtttcactcttgttgtccaggctggagtgcagtggctccatctcgcctcactgcaacctccacctcccaggttcaggagattctcctgcctcagcctcctgagcagctgggattacaggcccctgccaccacgcccagctaattttgtatgtttagtagagacagtttcaccatgttggccaggctggttttgaactcctgacctcaagtgatctgcccgccttggcctcctaaaatgctgagattacaggtgtgaaccactgtgcccggcctgttcttAGTccctagaacagagcctggctctCAATAGACCAACAAATGCTTACTGATGAAGCTGCAAAGATGGGCTGAGAAATTTGCCCCTCAGCTGTGATTAGCTTGTAGACGATTTCCCCCCATTCATGTAACCAACTGTTCTAGGCACTTGGTaggcagcagtgaacaaaattgACAGGGTCCTGCCCTTGAGGAGTTTAGTGATTTAGCCTCTAAGTGCAGTGATACCCCAGCCCAgccagggggaggggaggaggaggaggaggaagatctGAGAAAAATTCCTGGAGCCAAGAGCATTCAGAAGAATTCATGTCCTGTACCCTGACCCCCACCCATACCTAAAAAAGATGACCTTGAGCCGGGCAGGGTgttgtgggcctgtagtcccagctactcaagaggctgaggcaggaggttcacttgagcccaggagttcgaggctgtagtgtgcAGTGATCACACCTGTGATCTTCGTGCCTCCCAGGTTGATGCCTCTTTGGCTTCTCCTACCAGAGGCCTCAGCTTACCTAGTCTTGTGAGGTCTGAAATTCAGGAAAGTAGATGCCCTCCTCATCTGTCTGGCCTCTATCCTGAGTTCCTGGACTTGGGTTTTGGCAGTTCCTCCTCCTCTTGCCTATGCGTTGAACACTTGCTGGTAGATTTTATGCCCTTGTGGGTTCAGCTGTCATCACGTGCAGCTCAGCTGTGTCTTCGGCCCCGAGGCGGAGTACCCACAGGTGGGCTCAACAGAACTCTGTCGACACGTGGCTGAGACCATTGCTTAGCTTGTCTTGCAATTGAGGCTCATCCTCCCCTCTCGGTAATTTTCTGCAAGGGGTGGAGAGATCTTTTTCAGTATTGAAAAGGTTTGCCAAGGAGCAGTGAGGGCCCCGTGGAGGTGGCCTCCCAACCCTCCAAATCGAGAGGGGTGGGTGTGCCCTCTTGAGCCTTTCCCGTGTTGTACTTCTGTCCTCTGTGACGTGCAGGCCTGGGGCTGCCAGGGGCTTGCAGCAGAGGGATGGGATCCTTCTGTATTGTTGATTAACTGCCTTAAGGGCAAAGTTCCCTGCCCGGTTTTTCATTGTTTCCCAAACACCTAGCATATGCCCTTACTGAGTTGGAGCTCTGCAGATAGTTTGGAATAAGTGAGTGAAACCACTCAGGGCCTTGGCAGGCATCAGTCTGACCTGTCTCCCCACTGACTTGCCATCTAATTTCTTATCTTTACCTGACATAAATCATAACCATTAACAAGGAAGTAATGTTTCCACAAGTCGCACTCCAGTGGGTCTCATTAACTTATTAGTACACTTGAAAAGCCActcagccattatggaaagcgCCAGAGGGATTGGGCTGAGCAGACCCTCTCCTTGGTCTTCATTTTTTAAGGCGTGAAAAGCTCTTATTTGCAGCCTTACCCGtgaaatattttgatgtttttccCCAGAGGCTAAAGGCAGCAGTTCACTATACTGTGGGTTGTCTTTGCGAGGAAGTTGCATTGGACAAAGAGATGCAGTTCAGCAAACAGACCATTGCGGCCATTTCGGAGCTGACTTTCCGACAGTGTGGTATGAAGCTtcggcctccccagccatgtctGTAAACCCCAAAGGTTGATTTCACCTGGGAGCAGTGCGTGGGTGGGAGCTGTGGCGAGTCTGACCAGCAGACCAAGAATATTATCATCCTCATGCGTTCTTCGTGAAACACTTCTCTTCTTGGCTGTGAGATGTGGATATTTTATGGGAAgaactatttttttcctattacacTAACACTGGGGCATTAACgcctttattttattgttttaaactgcCCTGATGGCTAGAACATTAGACATTAAATTCTTTATTTCAGTGCTTTATAACGTTTTTATATCACCCATAGTTTCTTTGACAGCTGAGCTTGTAGCATTGGTATTTGCTTGACTTCAGAGGGGAAATGAAAGACCTCACAAGCCTTAACTGTAGCAGAAGTTAAAGGATAGTTTCTAGAAACCAAAGGCATAGTCACAATTAACGGAAGACTTGCCATGAAGGGTGAAGGGCTCTGGGAAGGACAAGGAGATCGTCATGAATAAAAAGCTACAGGCTCTTATGGAATGGTGGGGCTGCTGGAAATGCCTCCTTTCACCTTTAAGAGGGTTTGTTATATTAGTCAAGTCACTGTACTGGCTGTAGAAATCAAGGCTTCACTTTTTCTGCTTCTGAAATTAGATGGGAGGGTGCCTAaagtgtgtatcttttttttctctttcagaaaatttTGCCAAAGACCTTGAAATGTTTGCAAGGTGGGTAGAGAACTTGATTATCCGACACTGCGTCTGTGTAGCTTTTTGGGGCCTCTCCATCTGGTGGGTTATTTCAGGAGAGCTTTAGCTATTCAGTTTTCCGTGTGTTTTGTGGAGGCTTGTCTCTAATCATGGTTCTGCAAGAACATGACGCCTCCTTCAATCACGGTGATTCACacttatttgaacattttttgaaGTTTTCCAAGTATTTTTTGTTAAAGAACCCAAGTTATTCAGTCCCAAGTGAAAAAGGTGTGAATACCATCTCCAGGACCCTGAATGCTGGTGCCTGTATTAAAAACCATGTCTTCGGGTGGTTTGATTGCTCAGGGTTTGAGAACATGGTGCCTGGGGGTGGCCGCCCCTCTGCGGAGGGAGCTGCAGCGTGTCCACGGTGGTAATTGCTTGCAGGTGTACACAGAATGGCAGGCAGGGGTTTTCATTTGCCGCATTTGTTCCGAGTAAGACGCACTCCTTGGAAAGTGGGTGACTTGCTTTCAGCTGCTAAAGCCTCAGCTTTTACAGGTGATTTATGCTCCGCTCTTCAATTAGTACCGCAGGTAATTGAAAACAATTGCACCAAATTGCTTTTATGAAGCAATTTGAATGACGAAGGCCTGAAAGGGCGAAAGTGTTCTAATTTGCTGCCACTTGGATTCGGTGCCAGCCTCTCCCACACCCCTTACTTTTCACCTTGTTCCCGTTAGCTCTTTGTTTCTCGGGTGCGTGTTTTGAATGAATTAAAGCAGTGGGTTCTCGGAGGGCAAGCTCTCAATCTGTCCTATTCCTGTGGATATTCGTCCCTGAAAACCGCTTAGCATCTTCAGCTTGGCCAAAAGGGATAAGGTAGTAGGAAGGGATACCGATAGCTCATGTGGCTTAGTCATTGCTGATTCAGGCAGATGCCCCTTATGTGTGGCCCTCCTCCCCGGTGAAAGATATTAATACCTTTACTTGTTATTTATTagctgtgggaaaaaaaaatgaaaaatttaaatacttaaaaataatatatatatatatacacacacacacacacacacatatacataaatatttatattagagaCACAgcgtcttggtatgttgcccaggctggtcttgaactcctgtgctcaagcaatcctgccttgggctcccaaagtgctgggattacaggtgtgagccaccatgcccagcctgaaaataCTTCtgtaaaaattctatttaaaaaatgaaattagaaagagCATGGTAACACATTAGGCTTTCggatattctgtgttttttaaagtatataagaggttgatttttttttttttttggagacagagtctcactctcgcccaggcgggagtgcagtggtgcaatcttggctcactgcaatctctgcctcctgggttcaagtgattctcctgcctcagcctcctgagtagctgggattacaggcatgtaccaccacatctggctaatttttgtatttttagtagagatggcgtttcaccatgttggccagggcggtcttgaactcctgacctcaagtgatttgcctgcctcagtctcccaaagtgctaggattacaggcgttgagccaccgcgcccggcaaacaGTTGATTTTCTTTTGCTGGGTACTGGTGGGGAAAGGGGTATGTgcgtgcatgtgagtgtgtgtgtgtatgtgtgtgtgacttAGACCATAAGCTCCACAAGGAAGGGCGACATCTTTTATGTAAAAGTGTTTGTggaggccgggcgccgtggctcacgcctgtaatcctagcactttgggaggctgaggcgggtggatcacctgagctcaggagttcgagaccagcctgggcaacagggtgaaaccctgtctcctaaaatacaaaaaaaaaaaattagctgggcgtggcagcatgcgcctgtaatctcagctactcaaaaggttgaggcaggagaattgcttgaaccagggaggtggaggttgcagtgagtcgagatcgtgccccttcactccagcctgggtgacagagtgagactctgtctctttaaaaaaaaaaaaagaaaagaaaagaaaaaaaaaagtttgtggaaaCGCTTTGTCTGAGAACTGAGTGAGTGCAGAGTCCAGTGATGAGGCTCCAGGAGTCTGGGGTGCAGCCAGAGGCAGGGAAGCACCCCCTCTTCTTAGCACAACCCACAAGTACAGGTTTCCTTTGAAGACTCATCTTGTGTGAATTCCAGTTTGCTTTCATACAAAAAAGCATTGTTTTATCCCTGAATAAAATTGATATTCCTGGAAGGTCAGCTTTGGTTATCTTGTGGATTTGAGTTGTCCCTGTCACACTTCTCTACTCCCAAGACTATCATTACCCCAGTTTGAGAAAGATGGACTGTTTCAAGTCAACTATATGTTACATAGTCTCTGTAGGCTGGCCTGGGAACCTAATGAGTATTCGTAACATTGTTTCATTaggacaaatttattttcttgtttcttgtttctttttttttcttgagacaggatctctctgttacccaggctggagtgcagtggcaggatcatagctcactgcaacctagagctcctgggctcaagtgatcctcccaccttggcctcccagagtgttggtattacaggcatgagctgagccactgtgcctggcatcttttttctttttggtgagcTTGTTATGAGAAATTTCTATGAGAATACACATTTagattcttatttcttatttctttttttttttttggagcaggAGGGAAACTTGAGAGcaggggctgttttttttttgttttttgttttttgtttttagatggagtctcactctgtcgcccaggctggattgccatggcgcgatctcaactcaccgcaacctttgcctcctgggttcaagtgattctccagcctcagcctcccaagtagctgggattacaggcgcctgccactatgcccagctaatttttgtgtttttagtaaagacggggtttcaccatgttggccaggttggtctcaaacttatgacctcaggtgatccacccacctcggccagccaaagtgctaagattactggcatgagccactgtgcctggccaattttttttttttttttttttttttgagacagagtctctctgtcgcccaggctggagagcagcagctcaatctcggctcactgcagcttctgccttgcggattcaagtgattctcctgcctcagcctcccgagtagctgggactacaggcaaatgccaccacacccactaatttttgtggttttaatagagatggggtttcaccatgttggccaggcttgtctcaagctcctgacctcaggtgatccgcctgcctcggcctcccaaagtgctgggattacaggtgtgatccaccatgcctggccagagaaTACACAATTAAATTCTAAATAATCAATTCACTAGCAGACTTTGGAAAGCAACTGCCaatctgaatttttgttttgttttgttttgtttgttttttgagacggagtctcactctgtcacccaggctggagtgcagtggtgtgatctcggctcactgcagtctccgtctcctgggttcaagcgattcgcctttctcagcctcccaagtagctgggattacaggtgcccaccaccatgcccgggtaatttttgtcgttgtagtagagacagggtttcactgtgttggccagtctggcctcgaactcctgacctcaaatgatccacccacctcggcctcccaaagtcctgggattatagacatgagccgccacacct
Protein-coding regions in this window:
- the CENPS gene encoding centromere protein S, with product MEEEAETEEQQRFSYQQRLKAAVHYTVGCLCEEVALDKEMQFSKQTIAAISELTFRQCENFAKDLEMFARHAKRTTINTEDVKLLARRSNSLLKYITDKSEEIAQINLERKAQKKKKSEDGSKNSRQPAEAGVVESEN
- the CENPS-CORT gene encoding APITD1-CORT protein isoform 2 (isoform 2 is encoded by transcript variant 2), with protein sequence MEEEAETEEQQRFSYQQRLKAAVHYTVGCLCEEVALDKEMQFSKQTIAAISELTFRQCENFAKDLEMFASICRKRQE